A window of Drosophila gunungcola strain Sukarami chromosome 3L unlocalized genomic scaffold, Dgunungcola_SK_2 000009F, whole genome shotgun sequence genomic DNA:
AgataattgtaaataaataaacttgtattaatacaacaaaattCTCGGATCAATTATAAATTGAAGCTAGGTCAAATCAATTGTACTTCTTTAATAGGGCAAGGGCTGTTGAGTCCCAGTTAAGGTCCCAATTATGCATCTGAATGAAAATGATAAAGACCAGAAAAACTTGTCTATATAAAAATCCGGGTTTTCGacttttttagtttatataaACGGGGAAGAATAATATAGTGCTGCTAAGCATCTTCTTTTTAATTGTTGCCCGAGAAATATTAACAGGCAGTCGAGAATCCggccataaataataaaaggccgAAAGATACTTTCAACCACCCGCAGCcgatatttttaattgccgCCTTGCTCATCACTAGCGAGTACACATCTAGTACTTTTGTCATCGCTAGTGTCCGGGCTGCAAAAAGACGTATTCATGAAAAAATGGAATTAGCCAAGAAACTACAAGAAGTCGGGTGGTAAGTAGACCATAACAATGTGGGGAGTAGTGAGGACTAACGTTTAATGCAGGCACCTGACGGAGGAGGGCCTTAAAGTTCTGACAACAGCGGTTGGCAGCGAAGATACCCGGAAAATTATTGATGAAGCACTGAATGTGAGTTGCAGGCGAACCGGCTGCCTCAAATGTgtgtaattattaataataaccCATTACTCATTATTTTAGCGCGATTTCCGTGATATAGGAGGTGGCGCACTGCCCACAAAACGCGAAGATGCCACTTTGCCCGGAAAAATTGTTCTGCAGGTGCAGAGAGTGAGGAATATAGCCGCCCCCAAAGCGAATGAGGAATCGAAGGCCGCGCCACGCCTAATACAACTCGATCTGAGCGACGGACAGAATTCCATACAGGCCCTGGAGCTGGAGCCAGTGCCCCAGCTGAATCTCAATGTGGCACCAGGGAGTAAGATCTTTTTCAAGGCCGAGAAACTGCAGCTGATGCAGGGATTCATGCTGCTGAGATCCACTGAGCTCCAGCTCCTCGGAGGACGTGTGGATGCTCTCTACGAGAAGTGGGATCTTGCCCGAACCATGTTGAGGTATGCGCGAAGTGGTCGTCCTCTAAGCGGCACTTCAGTGCCGCCACCGTGGGTGGCATTTGGCCGGAAAATCGATACCACCGCCGAGAGGGAGAGGAACTTCAAGAGCCTGGGCTCCTCGGGCGATAAGGATAAGCCGGTGAAGGAGAACGATGAGTTCAATGCCATGCGCACCGAGGCCATTGCCGTGGCCACCAAGGCAGGCGGCAAAAAGGTATTCGGTGGAGGTGGTCAGAACATCGTCGATCACAACATAAAGAAGATCCTGGACAAGGGCTTCACCGAGGAGGAGGCCCGCAGTGCCTTGCATGCCACCCGAAACAACCTGGAACGTGCTCTTTTCAACCTAAAACGACGCAAGGAAGCCGGAGGCTTGGCTCCCATCGAAACTATGGGTCGTCCGGGACGCGGAGATCGGCCGCCCAGAGAGGGAAAGCGTGGCGCCAGTGCCAAGGACGAAGCTACGTCATCTAAGCCAGCTGCCAATGCCACCCTGTTTGATTTCCTCACTAACAAGCTGCCAGCTACGGAGACACCGGCGCCTAGCATCGTAGAGGCCTTTGCCGTTGCTCCAGCTGCCCCACCCACTGCCAATCACTTTAATCCTTTCAAGCAATATGGAAACTCAAGGTTCGGCGAGGCGGATAGCCGATCTTCAGCGCTAGGCGGAGGAGGGAAGTTTGGTGATCGTTCGAGGTTTGAGAACAATGTGTCGAGCAGTTTTGCCGCGCATCGTGGTGGACATGCGGGTTCCTCAAGAGGCGGTGGACGCAATCGAGGTGGAGGCAGGGACGAAAGGCCGACGCGGGACGAAAGACCACCCAGGGAAGACAGACCACCGAGGGAAGAAAAACCGCCCAGGGAAGAGAGGGCACCTAGGGAGCGAGGAGGTGGAGGCTTTAACGAACGTGCATGCCGGACGTAACAAACCGGAGTCCGCGGCCGTAAAAACCTCTAACCGCAATGGGCCAGACAACCCGATACCCAAAACCAACTCCGAGGTTAAAACAGAACAAGAAACAACCAATGGTAAGGAACACGCCGGCAACCGACGTGGCAGCGATCGAGGCAGCAATCGTGGAGGCTCAAACAGAGGCGAGAATGGCAACGCCAATGGCAGCCGGCGTAAGCAGCAGGCAGTCAGCTCTGGATCGAATTCAGGTAGTGCAACTGCCAAGCCCCCGAACAATTCAGGAGAAGATTTCAACGCCCGTTTAAGCAAGGTAACCGAGGAGACGGCCAATCTCAAGGTGAGCAGTGCTCCCAAGCGAGAGAATCGACGCAAACAGGGTCAAGGACAAGCCAATCGTCAGGCGGGAGCAGAAACCGaaagccagcagcagcagcaatcaaCACAGTTGCCTTCGCAGAAGCCGGAAAAGGCTCAAAACAGCCAGAAACATCAGAATCAGCACCATCAACAGCACCATCACAATCCCCGACACCATTCGCATGCAAACTACAGTCAATTGGCGAATGGCTATACGTACGATCCCAGCAAGATCATGGGTTTCCAGAGCAAGGAGGCGAACGAGTTTGCCATGAGCCTTCTAAAAAGTCAAGGAGTGACGATGCCCaatcaccagcagcagcaggaattGCCACCGACGACTTTTGGTCCCGTTTCAGCCCCAATTCATGGAAATCCTTATGCTCCGCCGGCCCCTGTGTCTGCGCCACAGGCTGCACCAAGGGAGCATTTCGGAATGACGCCTGGGGACGCTTGGATGTGGCAGAAGGGCGACTTGTGCATGGCCAAGTACTGGGACGATGGAAGGGTGAGTTTAAGGTCGctgaacttaaatttaaatttaaactgaacttacaaatcataaaatttgTCTTACAATATTCACGGCATATGGCAGCTGCTGTatcgatttatttaaaaaactcttGACATTAGATTGTTCGAATGCAAATAATACTAGAATATAAATAGaacagaataaaaaaatgtatcctTAGGTACAAATAtagtatttcatttaaatttatttgacttctaataataattgttaattcTAATGATTTTGTCTTTTAGTATTATGAGGCTGAGATCACGGGAGTGTCGGAGAAAACTTGCGTGGTCTTTTTTATGGGCTATGGCAACCACGAGGAGGTGCTCAAGGCGGACATTCTGCCCATTACGGATGCACAAAATAGGCCACTGAGCAATGcgccccagcagcagcaacatcaacagcagcaacaacagtcACGCTACCGCGGAGATCGTcaggcgcagcagcagcaagtcTACGTACCGCCCCACAAACGAGAGCATTGAGACAGCCTGTTTACaacgtatttaaattaattgaaatgtttcGAATAAACAACTTTACAGTGTATTCAAACTTTGAAGCCATGGATTTTATTAAGGAGAAACAGATTTGACAattgtttcaaattttaacaattttctaAAAGGACTTGATCTTCTTTAGctctaaaataataacaagcttttttttagcttaaaaactAGGGATTAAAGGAATTGAAAAAATGAGAATATTCAACTAAACGtttctaaaactttaaaactaatgcacaagcatttattttaataatttagatCAAAATATATCTATGAATCGACTCAAACATAAAAAATCACTGTTTTTGACTATAAGttgtaaaatgttatttttatttaaaaaacgaGTTTGACGAATGTTTATATACCATCtttaaatcaacaattttccgatttttatgcCCATATGTTTAACTACAGAGAGGCTATTTTCCGCTTagttattcgatcgttcctatggcagctatatgacatcgttttccgattttaataaagcgaaaaccgtaattctcaaaaaataaattattaccattttttgatatttaaattaattaataaacagcGAATCTATTATGTTCCCATAAGAGCTATATGAAGAACTacaaagtcgtccgatttaattgaaactaaaaccgtaaccctaaaattttaaacaattaataaatatcattatttatttttattcattcattattattatttaaatttataattgttttaattggAGCTATATGTTTTAATCGCCCGATTTTAACAAAGTTGGCTCGTTCCAACCTATATACTATCTTCTTAAAAAAGACAATTTTGTGGAAAGTTTAAGTCTAGATAGCTCTGAAACTAAGAGAGACTaatttgcatagaaacggacggacaaacggacttgactagatcgactctcctagtgatgctcatcaataatatatatacctcctgcaatagaaagataattttggaaaaaagtATTATCTAGATAGCTCTTAAACTAAGGGACAAATAgagact
This region includes:
- the LOC128259910 gene encoding LOW QUALITY PROTEIN: tudor domain-containing protein 3 (The sequence of the model RefSeq protein was modified relative to this genomic sequence to represent the inferred CDS: deleted 1 base in 1 codon), translating into MELAKKLQEVGWHLTEEGLKVLTTAVGSEDTRKIIDEALNRDFRDIGGGALPTKREDATLPGKIVLQVQRVRNIAAPKANEESKAAPRLIQLDLSDGQNSIQALELEPVPQLNLNVAPGSKIFFKAEKLQLMQGFMLLRSTELQLLGGRVDALYEKWDLARTMLRYARSGRPLSGTSVPPPWVAFGRKIDTTAERERNFKSLGSSGDKDKPVKENDEFNAMRTEAIAVATKAGGKKVFGGGGQNIVDHNIKKILDKGFTEEEARSALHATRNNLERALFNLKRRKEAGGLAPIETMGRPGRGDRPPREGKRGASAKDEATSSKPAANATLFDFLTNKLPATETPAPSIVEAFAVAPAAPPTANHFNPFKQYGNSRFGEADSRSSALGGGGKFGDRSRFENNVSSSFAAHRGGHAGSSRGGGRNRGGGRDERPTRDERPPREDRPPREEKPPREERAPRERGGGGFNERAAGRNKPESAAVKTSNRNGPDNPIPKTNSEVKTEQETTNGKEHAGNRRGSDRGSNRGGSNRGENGNANGSRRKQQAVSSGSNSGSATAKPPNNSGEDFNARLSKVTEETANLKVSSAPKRENRRKQGQGQANRQAGAETESQQQQQSTQLPSQKPEKAQNSQKHQNQHHQQHHHNPRHHSHANYSQLANGYTYDPSKIMGFQSKEANEFAMSLLKSQGVTMPNHQQQQELPPTTFGPVSAPIHGNPYAPPAPVSAPQAAPREHFGMTPGDAWMWQKGDLCMAKYWDDGRYYEAEITGVSEKTCVVFFMGYGNHEEVLKADILPITDAQNRPLSNAPQQQQHQQQQQQSRYRGDRQAQQQQVYVPPHKREH